A region of Vigna radiata var. radiata cultivar VC1973A chromosome 6, Vradiata_ver6, whole genome shotgun sequence DNA encodes the following proteins:
- the LOC106764464 gene encoding protein RSI-1-like isoform X2: MAAASYSPMMLALSLLLLLSFSSIAQAYTRSGTLRPSDCKAKCTYRCSATSHKKPCMFFCEKCCAKCLCVPPGTYGNKQVCPCYNNWKTKEGGPKCP; encoded by the exons ATGGCAGCAGCTTCCTACAGCCCCATGATGCTTGCCCTCTCTCTGCTTCTGTTGCTCTCATTCTCGAGTATAGCTCAG GCTTATACGCGCAGCGGAACGCTTCGGCCTTCAG ATTGTAAAGCGAAGTGCACATACCGTTGCTCTGCAACTTCACACAAGAAGCCATGCATGTTTTTCTGTGAGAAGTGTTGTGCGAAATGTCTATGCGTTCCTCCTGGTACATACGGCAACAAGCAAGTTTGTCCTTGCTACAACAACTGGAAGACCAAGGAAGGAGGACCCAAATGCC CTTAA
- the LOC106764464 gene encoding protein RSI-1-like isoform X1, producing MAAASYSPMMLALSLLLLLSFSSIAQAYTRSGTLRPSDCKAKCTYRCSATSHKKPCMFFCEKCCAKCLCVPPGTYGNKQVCPCYNNWKTKEGGPKCP from the exons ATGGCAGCAGCTTCCTACAGCCCCATGATGCTTGCCCTCTCTCTGCTTCTGTTGCTCTCATTCTCGAGTATAGCTCAG GCTTATACGCGCAGCGGAACGCTTCGGCCTTCAG ATTGTAAAGCGAAGTGCACATACCGTTGCTCTGCAACTTCACACAAGAAGCCATGCATGTTTTTCTGTGAGAAGTGTTGTGCGAAATGTCTATGCGTTCCTCCTGGTACATACGGCAACAAGCAAGTTTGTCCTTGCTACAACAACTGGAAGACCAAGGAAGGAGGACCCAAATGCCCTTAA